CAAAGAAAGTAATTTCTTTATATTCGAGGAACATGTCCAatcaaattcatttaaataataagtaggggtgctccgatcgatcggacgatgatgcttgctatgcttctcaatgaattgcggtgaaatgccgctatattcaaaagccagagggcgctctcgtgcagaaactcaatatgcgctgcagacgaagaaccatacacgcagaaatgacacgcagctccaggaaatggctaaAGGATATTGCTGTTCTTTAAACCTGTTCAGATactttcatgataataaagaatataatGATTATtctttgacgagtgttgctttttcaaatgcatgttttaaacgaTTCAAACTaatagtgattttagatcgataaagacttactgatcaaaagccgagCCGTAGCACATGAAATAGCTctgtgaataatatcggctTTGTGATTCAGAAAAATTATTGGCCacatattattagtgtatatcggcatttatcggagcatccctaataataagaacAGGTTTACGGTTACCAGGCCTTATGCCTTTTAAGGCACAATGGTTTGGATTCAAATCTGGATCCAAATCAATAATTAAGTCACAGGTTGTTATACCAGTTGTGTCggtcaaaatgttaaaatattaaaggaatatccCATTTTCTTAacagaaaaatccagataatttactcaccaccatgtcatccaaaatgttgatgtctttctttgttcagtcgagaagaaattatgttttttgaggaaaacattgcaggatttttctcattttaatggactttaatagacaccaacaattaatacttaacacttaacagtttttttcaacggagtttcaaaggactataaacaatcccaaatgaggcatgggggtcttgtctggcaaaacgattgtcatttttgacaataaaaataacaaatgtacaCTTTgggcacaacttctcgtctagatccggtcgtgatgcgctagcgtgacccgacgcaatacgtcatgacgtcaagaggtcacagaggacgaacgcgaaactccgccccagtgtttacaagtgttgagaaagaggaccgttcctacgttgttgtatgtcaactgatactaattaatgtctttgtgtcagtttattgtttacaatggtccgcaaatgtgcgttttatatatgtaacacgtgacctccctacgtcactacgcatttgcgttaggtcgcgctggaccggacctagacgaaaggTTGTGGTTTGAaggtgtatattttttatttttcttgtcaagggTGAagatcgtttcgctagatgggaccctgatgcctcgtttgggattgtttgtggtcctttgaggctccgttgaaaaaaactgttaagtgttgagttaagtattgaatgttgggctctattaaagtccattaaaatgagaaaaatcctgcaatgttttcctcaaaaaacataatttcttctcgactgaacaaagaaagacatcaacattttggatgacatggtggtgagtaaattatctggatttttcttttaagaaaatggactaatcctttaatacaGCACGAGCTATCCTGTACAGCTGGAACACATAAATGACACTATAATGATAACCAAATGGTAAGGTCAAGAAAAGCCTATTCATTATGGCTGTATTGtgaacaagacaacaaagacaGAATGAATCAAATGTGTTGCTGTAGCTCAATTGGAAGAGCATTGTTCATGGGTCTGATTAAAGGCCATGGGTTTGAACACATACATGATATGATGCTTggtgttttgtgttgttttggataaaagcctcTCTGCAGATGCAAATGACAACATTAAACTGGCGTCATTTCCCCAATCTAATATTTTTAGGTTAACCTCCAATTATATCATATAGCCGCAAGAGCTGATGGGTAGTAAACATTTATAGCAAATTAGATCATGAAAGTGACTTCATGCAGAAGCACACAGATCTAGACAGGGTTACTGTCAAGTGTACACTCTTGGCCTGCATCATACATTATCGTGCTGTTGATAACAGCTAGAACAGTATGACCTCTTCATGAACATAACATATCGAGTAACCTAACATATAATGACTTGTCCACGTTTCATCGGCCTTTCAAACGACTATGACCCACAAAAATGCTTGTCAGATCAAGCGACAGGTATTGAGATAACACTGTGTGTTAGCCATAAACTCAAACCTGAACGTTCCATCTTATTTTGGTAACTAACACCTGAAATAGCCGCGTAGGTTATGCAGATTTATCTATCGGCACAAAACCGGGGTAAACAAGACAAACTGAAGATCTCAAACTCACCATTTTGCTTCTGCGAGTGCGCACGAGAGCTGCGGGCGGCTAACGCTAACAGTCTCGCGCTTAACGGGCCCGAGAGGCAAACACACAGCTGACGGCGGTACAGGAGACCACGGGACTCCTTCCCATTATTCGCAATTGCACTGTATTCTTCAAAACACCATGCAATTTTTCTCTATAACTAGCTGCTGGCTAACAGAAGCAGGAAATCTACCTATGACTCGGATTTCTGTGTTTAGGAAACCGTGGAGCCAATCGCGTTACTTTCACTTCTCCACTCACGCCCCGATCACGTGAGGCGGGGCTGTGAGCGCAAAGAAACGGTTGTCATTGGCTTACGTAACACTACGGAGGCTGTGATTGGGCCGTTTTACTGTCAATTTCGCTGGATGTTTATGGCGGGCGGGAAGTAAACCTTCATAACATGTCGTTGTGCGTCATCTTAATGTAAAATAACACGCATGCTTGTGTTAATGGACTTTTAAACATATggtaagacattttaaatattcGTTTTTGGAAATGCATTATTATAGACGCTATTTTATTAACGTTTTTGTGTTTAGATATAGATAGTCATGGTGCTCTTAAGAGAAGGTATCTGCCCTGGATTAACTGAGGACTTCATCAAAACTTTACTGTCAGAAGACATCAGAACAGGTCTGGTCTGGAGTACCACACTAATCATTATTCATCATCTTAACAACcgacataaaaaatatagcatCACTTTACAAAATTGAACAAGTTTTCTGGTAGATGAAAGAGAACTAGAAACAAAAGTCAAcactacaacaacaacaacaacaacaaaacagaaagaaagaaaaaaacacaccCGTAAACTCTTCCCAGAGGCCACCATGAGAACATTCATGCACACATATAAACAcaccacacaaaaaatgtatacacaaaaccagacaaacaaaaaagacaatAGAAAATGCAATGGAGTATAGTCATTGGTCACTCTATAATTTAATCAAAAAGTCCAGATGTAACAGTAAGGTTTTCAACAGTAGCCATTATCGAGTTCGTATTTTGTAAAATGATCTTAGCGAACCTTTAAAATAGTATCAGATTTTTTCAAAGTGGGTTCATTGCAATACCCCTTGTATCCAATCCTCATTTGGTGGGAAAGAGATATGTTTCCTTTTAAAAAGAATAGCATGCTTAGCCAACAAGGTAGTAAAGGCAATGATGCATTGTGCTGGCGATGGTGTAATTGAATCTGGGGGTAGACCAAATAAGACGGTCAATGCATTACACGCAATGGTAATATTAAGAGCCTGCGAGAGTGTTCAAAAAATGACAAACCAGTAGTCCATCAGTTTCGGGCAAGACCAAAACATATGGTCAGCTGGAGACAGTTTGCCTGTGCAgagtccccatgaaatcaaaattcAACTTTTTCTTTTGGTATTAATGCGCTTAAGGACATACATAAACTGGTATGGTCCAAAATGCTGACaaaatttgcatacagaagatgcaAGTGTTCAAATCTTACAGTTTTCCCTTGGTGTATTATGAGTGTCCGAACCTGATCGGAAGAACGTCGGAGCTGCCCCGATCGcgaatcgtaaatattaaacatgtttagaaaTCCTGAAGTGTGGGGGGAACCCCGAGGACAAACGCACACACGTTCTTGAGATTATCACATGAaacgaaacaatatccaatcgagaaagcgagatgatggaagacggaagcagtcatggcgcagcacaaagtgaagttgGTGCAAAGTTAACTTGTACAGATCATGTTCCCGCTGTCTCCCTGACTTCACCCAAacccttttattttttttctccttgaattttctgtgaaaatcattccaaacactatcattgaaacttcttcctgcatatcgtccgccatgTTTATTCTGAAGTCTCGCGAGATTTACTGTGATCACAGTCGAGgttgaaaatctgtttgtgtgtgctaTCTTTGACACATCATGTCACACCACACACTACAGAAGCAAAATGGTTAAATCACACATGTTTGCGGTCTAACACATGTTTGTGGTATATGCATTATGCCTCATGTCAAAATAAAGCAATAGGCCCCAAGAAGCATTGGGTTAccaccagtgcattttataacagctaaggggcgttgttaggcacgacgcttagctgttataaaatgcactgtaaccccactgctttgcggggcttaatgcttttataaaacggttactccatatgcataacgttagcaggatttcataaaattaaacacaaataagttgtaattatagtagtacaaatattactcttccgccaaacaaagtagttcctcagaatcaagtgtggctgcaacagagcgcagttcacaaccaacacagacgcagcaaagacacaatgaaaatatgatttaagactgtggtgtttatttttataaatcaacattcatctaaaatatacattaacatttatatcgtgtttaatggcttccagaaaaatgatctcctttaaataaacataaaatatataaaatgaaagaacagacgctacgctttaaaaaaaaagttttgtcctaccttaatttgttctcttatcacctctcaaatttcagctaaaagcggcgataattcaatttttgtgaagaacttttgtaagagatcggATTCAGAGCCAACAGTACTACACGGTGTTTTCAGTgtaaatgcgtcagtgtttaagtttgGTAAGATCGCCATCTAGTAGATAATAGCGGACCTATGGGGGTAGAAACTCCTCAGAGAATGtgttctctttattgacgacatgatttaacaatatttattgacattaatctggatatcgccataattgtgcaattgtagaaaaattaaaaatatgattaaagactctggtgtttattttcataaatcagtacgcagcaacatgGTGCAGTGATACTTACagtatgtaatgcggtctgaaccgtggggttaccggggtattttatcacggcttagaaccaatcagaatgaagaaccagaacgggtcattttataatatgtgttcggtgtgtcgtgcatcatgcgtcatgatAAAAtgtggtttatgataaaagagatgctcacttttgccagatactcgcttaatcttatgtgtaatcagagtttagtgtttagtcttttatcataaaccctttcgatgcgTGTTGAGCAGGCatacattttgacatgacacatgatacACATGGTTCACAGCACCGAACaaacattttgacatgacgagtcacacacatgacagtccgaacacatattttgaatttgcgctccTGGAAGATAAGTCACTGGCTGCCACTGAGTACTACCAAAATACATTACTCTACTTATTGTTACCATTGTGTTAAAGGATTGAATCTAATCACAAATGGGTTTTTAGGGATCTGACAGAAACGGAAGATTTTAAATGAATATCAACTTTATCTTTAGAGCTGGAAAAATGATTTTTCAAATGATCACTgcagtttatatatttaatagtttACATTCATAACAAAATTTTTATGATTTCAGTTGAAGACTTTGTGTCTCATAACCCAGAGGAACTTGCACAAAAGTGCTCATTGTCCTACAAGGTATGTGGAATATTTTAATGTAACGATTATTTAGGCCTCACTTTTCTTGACCATTCTTGAACAGCATAGTCAAAGTAAACCCTCGCTGTGCTATTTTAGGCTCTGGTTGCTGTCCGGCGTGTGCTTTTAGCTCAGTACACCGCTTTCCCCGTCTCTGGAGCCGATCTTTATGAAGAGCTGTTGAGCTCTACTGCAATTCTGTCCACCGGCAGTCCCAGGTTTCCACCGGCACGCATATTTCTATTCAGTATGTgcatatataatgtatttttaacaaTACTGTGTGTTGCCTTCTCTATAGTTTGGATAAGCTGTTAGACTCTGGGCTGTACACAGGGGAAATAACAGAGCTTACAGGAAGTCCGGGCAGTGGGAAAACACAGGTAACCGTATGAGTTACCCAGCTACTTGATTCTGCTCAACAGCGTTTACTCTGAATTATTACTGACCAGGGTTGTGAGGGCAACACTCTGTGGtttactttgtaggtgtgtttTAGTGTTGCTGTTAATATAGCCCACCAGCTGAAGCAGACTGTGTTTTACATCGACACAAAGGGCGGTGTGTGTGCGAACCGGATGCTTCAGATGCTGCAAACCAGGACTTCTAATGTAGAAGAGCAGGTGATATTACTATTGCCAAAGTCACACCACTAGGCCAATGgtttcagggtttcccgcagaaaatttgttagttaaggtggtattGTGGACCGGAGGGCATGGAAATCTAAGGGGTGGGGCGTATgggtcatgatgaaaatgaaaatatttttatttaaaacactcaaataaaacttaattttgaagaaactatgacagaataTGAACacataatgaattaaatgtttttaacagatgtCTCTAATGAAaaaagctgcgtgatgaagtgaaactaaagggttaataaacacaaactgaagcagattttTAGagcgtctggcgaacgatgataaacagcgcgaagattgtaaaaactgattatttcccactattaattacattatctgaaaggagtgtaactactgtagcatgtaaataatgcacataaataacgtgagcaagagcgctcaacaattatatctaatcaacaggcatgtgcaacctagctagcaggttgcaacaaaaatcaccagctaacttactttaaatttgcaagaactattgACTAATACAAAAACAGccttaaataaacacaaaacataagtccacttgaagagtttcgttgcaaaacgagataaccaccgtttttttaattgttcataaatcgcgttttttggttgtgcattccaattaacttcaatgcaactgcagttggtttgttttgatttaaaaccttcataacttaaaaaatacagctaagtagcaccataaaacaaaataataacatgataacataataataaacatgtttaacaaaaatgttaaaaaatggatttatctcgttttgcaacgaaactcttcacttacagttctcacagactcgttttatcaactggctatcctccagacattgACGGACCACGTTTTTCTCTCATTTGGCCGTGTGGCATgcgtgcacgctcgcggtgtgaagcgcatCCGTGcgattctccgagatgcacttgacggccttttgtgcagcactTTTTTTTTGGATGACCTTGTTAAGGCgatagggtttcccagcttaggcgggccgcccgaactgcaaagttcTGCGGAAAACCCTGGGTttccaaacttttcattttgcAACCCACTCAAATAGGTATAATCTATCCTgggaccagtgttgggggtaacgcattacaagtaacgcgcattacgtaataatattacttttctgaagtaacaagtaaattaacgcattactttataaatgtacacattaatatttgagttactttttaaaaaaaagtaatgcaagttacttttcagtttaattaattcaatttaaaaataaaatgatctactaaattaaactgaaaatattaacgtagaattacgcactctgtgcgcctgggcgggaacagtttgagtcagaaacggagatgacatttttgcaattataaaaaacacttgcaaggcctgaaagagatcaagtctCAGccacttaaaagtaacgtaagcattactttccatgaaaagtaactaagtaacgcaattagttacttttttgggagtaacttaatattgtaatgcattacttttaaaagtaactttccccaacactgcctgGGACCcaccaacatattttttaaatggaagtttttcatgtcattttattaaTGAAAGTTAAGTTTAATTCACATATCAAAGTAATTTATGGTATATTATATCAAAATAATTATCATGGCTAGTCATTAATTGGACTAAACTGTTTTATCTGTCATTCACCACAACAGCAAAAAAATTGGCGGCCCACCTTATACCACTTTGTGACCCCACAAGTGGGTCCTGACCCACAGTTTGAAAACCTCTGCACTAGGCGGCCATATTTGTGACCTTCAAACATGCAAAACTAAAGCAGGGCTTTACCTAAAGGACTGCACGATGGCCCAGGGCCAGCGTGAGAGACGCTCAGGACAGTAAACAGTATTGTCTGCTTCGCCCTTAGTTACTTATATGTACTTTCTGCCTGTagctgtttgtctgtttgttttttatgcaaCGTTACCATCAATACACATTTTAAGTGTCGTGAACGTTAACTTCTCAGCAATGTTATGAGGTTTTTCCTACCTTATTGGTTGTTGTGGACACTGTTGCGtgttattttgaaatttcagaattagagtttatatttaaaattgccaattgtcttaaaaaataatgtataaaatgtaaaggtattgaattatatttgacttttaaatatgtaacaCTGAAATCTTTTTCAACCGTgccagtataaaaaattatttgcgataaaggggacatatcatgaaaagtgctataattgggtctcaaGTGTTtccatcaacctagaaaatgtgaaaaagatcaacccagtaacttcattttaaataggtcattgaaatttgtctccccttgtgatgtcagaaagggataataccaccccttaatctgcactataccCCAAGTACCccaaaaagtgctattacgccataaaatatagttcctcttttaaatccgcttagaaaagcgctacgttttattttgtaccaccaaacttgctcgtataactactcgtcttaaataggaaaaacgttgatgtgtttggtcatttctaactttatctctaaatggtaccattgaatgggTGGGGCTAGGCTGAATGGTATCGAAGCGTCtcggcgcgctccggcgcttgcgtgcgcgcgcacgggtggtggagggatgtatcaacaattcttggtTGGGTTAATGACATATtttgatattgaaaatgagtagactattcctttaagtgactTTTTGCCTTGGATGTTAAAATGGAAGAAATGGTGAAAAGTAGCATGCTAAAAAGTATTGTGTTAGCAAGCTTTGCAAAGGTAAGCACGTTAGTTCAAAAAGCTTTAACACCACGTGGATCGATCGACTTAACaggttaaaaaaagtaaaaaaaacaatgttttgctGTTACAAAGGACAGTTGTCTTAcaaaaatcattatttctttTCAATATACAGATGGAGGCTCTTCAAAAAATCAAGGTATTCAAAGCATTTGACGTCTTCTCCTTGCTTGAATGTCTTCAACACCTTCGATTTAACGGCCTTCAGAAGGTAGATATTGTTTTACCAGCGAGTCCACTGATGTAAGTTGGATGGTGGTTATAGTAGAGCTCTTATATGTGCCTCAGGCATCTGTTGGAGGAGGTTCAGTCAAGGCTCTGATGGTGGATTCGGTCTCGGCAGTGCTCTCGTGCATGCTCGGAGGAAAACAGAATGAGGGTATCGTTTTGCAGGATTGCACAATACTTCATCATATCTCCAATACTTCAGtgttaattaaaaaatgataaCGTGCTGGTATTTGGCTTCAGGTATGTCCCTGCTGATGCAAGTTGCGGGGGAGTTGAAGATGATTGCAAAAGACTTCAACATCGCTGTAGTGGTATATATCTTTCTGTTTCTTATATAGGGTCTAAACtgtcattaaaggattagtcaattttcttaaaaaatatccgGAGGATTTGCTCgacaccatgtcatccaaaatgttgatgtctttctttgttcagtcgagaagaaattatgttttttgaggaaaacactccaggatttttctcattttaatggactttaatagaccccgatacttaaaagttttattgcagtttaaaagtgcatatttttatttttattgccaaaaacgacaattgtttcgctagataagacccttatgccttgtttgtgatcatttagagtcctttgaaactgcaattttaaactgcattaaaactgttaagtattggggtccattaaagtccattaaaatgagaaaaatcctggagtgttttcctcaaaaaacataatttcttctcgactgaacaaagaaagacatcaacattttggatgacatggtggtgagtaaatatctggattctttttttctttttttttaagaaaatggactaaccctttaactaagattaataaatgctgttaaaCTAATGTAATG
The sequence above is drawn from the Misgurnus anguillicaudatus chromosome 22, ASM2758022v2, whole genome shotgun sequence genome and encodes:
- the rad51d gene encoding DNA repair protein RAD51 homolog 4 isoform X2, whose protein sequence is MVLLREGICPGLTEDFIKTLLSEDIRTVEDFVSHNPEELAQKCSLSYKALVAVRRVLLAQYTAFPVSGADLYEELLSSTAILSTGSPSLDKLLDSGLYTGEITELTGSPGSGKTQVCFSVAVNIAHQLKQTVFYIDTKGGVCANRMLQMLQTRTSNVEEQMEALQKIKVFKAFDVFSLLECLQHLRFNGLQKASVGGGSVKALMVDSVSAVLSCMLGGKQNEGMSLLMQVAGELKMIAKDFNIAVVSCNLSEEFDLCSWAEERTSVSGKRKLESS
- the rad51d gene encoding DNA repair protein RAD51 homolog 4 isoform X1, with amino-acid sequence MVLLREGICPGLTEDFIKTLLSEDIRTVEDFVSHNPEELAQKCSLSYKALVAVRRVLLAQYTAFPVSGADLYEELLSSTAILSTGSPSLDKLLDSGLYTGEITELTGSPGSGKTQVCFSVAVNIAHQLKQTVFYIDTKGGVCANRMLQMLQTRTSNVEEQMEALQKIKVFKAFDVFSLLECLQHLRFNGLQKASVGGGSVKALMVDSVSAVLSCMLGGKQNEGMSLLMQVAGELKMIAKDFNIAVVVTNHATQDGNGCLKAGLGLSWSHVPRTRVLLQRADNSEPSSSSLRTATLVKSSRQSCNLSEEFDLCSWAEERTSVSGKRKLESS